In a single window of the Gossypium hirsutum isolate 1008001.06 chromosome D02, Gossypium_hirsutum_v2.1, whole genome shotgun sequence genome:
- the LOC107927697 gene encoding acanthoscurrin-2, with the protein MCNLCVLLFVFVLLTVHACHARNVPGNNGLNGSKKEQIMEANAPKAESPKGNGIDDKKHFVYGGVGGFAGVGGYAGVAGGLPLVGGLGGIGKFGGIGGAAGIGGYKGIGGLGGLGGGIGGLGGLGGGTGGGGGGLGGLGGGTGGGVGGLGGGTGGGVGGLGGGGCPGTGGVGSGAGGLGGGCPDTGGVGGGAGGLGGGGSGIGGISRLVGDHGHGHGLGLGGTTRGGNLPPP; encoded by the coding sequence ATGTGTAATTTGTGTGTTTtgttgtttgtttttgttttgctaACTGTGCATGCATGTCATGCACGTAACGTGCCAGGCAATAATGGGCTCAATGGCTCCAAGAAGGAACAAATAATGGAAGCCAATGCACCCAAGGCGGAATCACCCAAGGGGAATGGCATTGATGACAAGAAGCACTTTGTTTACGGTGGAGTTGGTGGGTTTGCTGGGGTGGGAGGCTATGCTGGGGTAGCTGGTGGGCTGCCATTGGTTGGTGGTCTTGGTGGGATTGGAAAATTTGGTGGGATTGGTGGTGCAGCTGGAATAGGTGGTTACAAAGGCATTGGTGGTCTAGGGGGTTTAGGCGGTGGAATTGGAGGTCTAGGTGGGTTAGGGGGTGGAACTGGTGGCGGAGGTGGAGGTCTTGGTGGTTTAGGGGGTGGAACCGGTGGCGGAGTTGGAGGTCTAGGCGGTGGGACCGGGGGTGGAGTTGGAGGTCTAGGTGGTGGTGGTTGTCCAGGTACAGGTGGTGTAGGCAGCGGAGCTGGAGGTCTAGGTGGTGGTTGTCCAGATACAGGTGGTGTAGGCGGTGGAGCTGGAGGTCTAGGTGGTGGTGGCAGCGGAATAGGTGGTATAAGTAGGCTGGTAGGTGACCATGGACATGGACATGGACTTGGACTTGGCGGAACAACTAGGGGTGGGAATTTGCCACCTCCTTAA
- the LOC107927772 gene encoding protein PAM71-homolog, chloroplastic isoform X2 — protein MQRLVIHHRPPVISRRKLPLLVVVDSFPSFDSVSRLPISPSLQCRKISRLSSTCSTFRTRASNVGIGSGGYEDKDEREDQSIVKGPCSDSSSEALKPPSQIPYPLSVAGVLLGCTLVLSLIAFAKGGPASLLAAIAKSGFTAAFTLIFVSEIGDKTFFIAALLAMQYEKGLVLLGSMGALSLMTILSVIIGRIFQSVPAQFQTTLPLGEYAAIALLVFFGLKSIKDAWDLPPTAAKKGAEGGPELDEFAEAEELVKEKASKQLSNPLEIVWKSFSLVFFANSSTVFATLSLQSPWGVASGAIAGHLLATSIAILGGAFLANYISEKLVGYLGGALFLVFAVATFFGVF, from the exons ATGCAGAGATTGGTTATCCATCATAGACCCCCAGTGATTTCAAGAAGGAAACTTCCTTTATTGGTTGTTGTGGATTCATTTCCATCTTTTGATAGTGTTTCAAGACTACCCATTTCTCCTTCAT taCAATGTAGAAAAATATCAAGGTTGAGTTCAACGTGCAGCACGTTTAGAACACGAGCATCCAATGTAGGTATTGGATCCGGGGGCTATGAAGATAAGGATGAAAGAGAAGACCAAAGTATTGTGAAGGGCCCCTGCAGTGACAGTTCATCAGAAGC TTTGAAGCCTCCGAGTCAAATTCCTTATCCTCTTTCCGTTGCTGGTGTACTATTGGGATGTACTTTAGTATTGTCACTAATTGCCTTTGCAAAAGGTGGACCTGCATCACTCTTAGCAGCAATAGCAAAATCAGGCTTCACGGCTGCTTTCACATTGATCTTTGTTTCTGAAATCGGAGACAAG ACGTTTTTCATCGCTGCTCTCTTGGCCATGCAATACGAGAAAGGACTG GTTCTATTGGGCTCGATGGGTGCTCTTTCTCTTATGACAATCTTGTCAGTAATAATCGGACGGATCTTTCAGTCAGTCCCTGCTCAATTCCAAACCA CCTTGCCGCTTGGAGAATATGCAGCAATAGCTCTTCTCGTGTTCTTTGGCTTAAAATCTATAAAAGATGCATGGGACCTTCCACCAACGGCAGCAAAGAAAGGTGCTGAGGGAGGCCCTGAACTTGATGAGTTTGCTGAAGCTGAGGAACTCGTGAAAGAAAAG GCATCAAAACAACTCTCGAATCCACTCGAAATTGTCTGGAAGTCATTCAGCCTTGTGTTCTTCGCT AATAGTTCAACGGTCTTTGCTACCTTGTCTCTACAGTCACCATGGGGTGTGGCAAGTGGAGCCATTGCCGGACACCTACTCGCAACATCAATTGCAATTCTCGGAGGAGCATTTCTTGCCAACTATATTTCTGAGAAACTG GTTGGTTATTTGGGCGGAGCGCTTTTTCTTGTGTTTGCAGTTGCCACATTTTTTGGAGTTTTCTGA
- the LOC107927653 gene encoding PHD finger protein ING1 produces the protein MSFFIDEFQADLEALPNILQKKYALMRDLDKSLQEIVRQNEQRCEQEIEDMKRGLKAGNITPDTSLLRFSEEALDEQKHSVRIADEKVALAIQAYDLVDSHIQQLDQYLKKSGEELRRERENTATASPAQTPDGTTKSGRSGESGRGGRKKTRLATAAAATEVAASAANPTGVELDLPVDPNEPTYCLCNQVSYGEMVACDNPNCKIEWFHFGCVGLKEQPKGKWYCPDCATVKNRRKGR, from the exons ATGTCCTTCTTCATTGATGAATTTCAAGCAG ACTTGGAAGCATTGCCCAATATTCTTCAGAAAAAATATGCTTTGATGCGTGATCTTGACAAAAGTTTGCAAG AAATTGTTAGGCAAAATGAACAACGATGTGAACAAGAAATAGAGGATATGAAACGAGGCTTGAAGGCCGGCAACATTACGCCTGATACTTCGCTTCTCAGATTCTCCGAAGAAGCACTTGATGAACAAAAGCATAGTGTTAGGATTGCGGATGAAAAGGTTGCCCTGGCAATTCAAGCATATGATTTG GTGGATTCACATATACAACAACTTGATCAGTACTTGAAAAAGTCTGGTGAAGAGCTACGGCGTG aaAGAGAGAATACTGCTACTGCCTCGCCTGCTCAAACTCCCGATGGTACCACTAAATCCGGAAGGTCTGGTGAAAGTGGAAGAGGAGGGCGTAAAAA AACACGTCTAGCAACAGCAGCTGCGGCAACAGAAGTGGCAGCATCAGCAGCAAATCCAACCGGTGTGGAATTAGACTTGCCGGTGGATCCTAACGAGCCAACGTACTGTTTGTGCAACCAAGTTAGCTACGGAGAGATGGTAGCATGTGATAACCCCAAT TGCAAGATAGAGTGGTTCCACTTTGGCTGTGTCGGTCTGAAAGAACAACCGAAAGGGAAATGGTATTGTCCGGATTGTGCGACCGTGAAAAATCGTCGTAAAGGCAGAtaa
- the LOC107927772 gene encoding protein PAM71-homolog, chloroplastic isoform X1, giving the protein MQRLVIHHRPPVISRRKLPLLVVVDSFPSFDSVSRLPISPSLQCRKISRLSSTCSTFRTRASNVGIGSGGYEDKDEREDQSIVKGPCSDSSSEALKPPSQIPYPLSVAGVLLGCTLVLSLIAFAKGGPASLLAAIAKSGFTAAFTLIFVSEIGDKTFFIAALLAMQYEKGLVLLGSMGALSLMTILSVIIGRIFQSVPAQFQTTLPLGEYAAIALLVFFGLKSIKDAWDLPPTAAKKGAEGGPELDEFAEAEELVKEKASKQLSNPLEIVWKSFSLVFFAEWGDRSMLATIALGAAQSPWGVASGAIAGHLLATSIAILGGAFLANYISEKLVGYLGGALFLVFAVATFFGVF; this is encoded by the exons ATGCAGAGATTGGTTATCCATCATAGACCCCCAGTGATTTCAAGAAGGAAACTTCCTTTATTGGTTGTTGTGGATTCATTTCCATCTTTTGATAGTGTTTCAAGACTACCCATTTCTCCTTCAT taCAATGTAGAAAAATATCAAGGTTGAGTTCAACGTGCAGCACGTTTAGAACACGAGCATCCAATGTAGGTATTGGATCCGGGGGCTATGAAGATAAGGATGAAAGAGAAGACCAAAGTATTGTGAAGGGCCCCTGCAGTGACAGTTCATCAGAAGC TTTGAAGCCTCCGAGTCAAATTCCTTATCCTCTTTCCGTTGCTGGTGTACTATTGGGATGTACTTTAGTATTGTCACTAATTGCCTTTGCAAAAGGTGGACCTGCATCACTCTTAGCAGCAATAGCAAAATCAGGCTTCACGGCTGCTTTCACATTGATCTTTGTTTCTGAAATCGGAGACAAG ACGTTTTTCATCGCTGCTCTCTTGGCCATGCAATACGAGAAAGGACTG GTTCTATTGGGCTCGATGGGTGCTCTTTCTCTTATGACAATCTTGTCAGTAATAATCGGACGGATCTTTCAGTCAGTCCCTGCTCAATTCCAAACCA CCTTGCCGCTTGGAGAATATGCAGCAATAGCTCTTCTCGTGTTCTTTGGCTTAAAATCTATAAAAGATGCATGGGACCTTCCACCAACGGCAGCAAAGAAAGGTGCTGAGGGAGGCCCTGAACTTGATGAGTTTGCTGAAGCTGAGGAACTCGTGAAAGAAAAG GCATCAAAACAACTCTCGAATCCACTCGAAATTGTCTGGAAGTCATTCAGCCTTGTGTTCTTCGCT GAATGGGGAGACCGTTCAATGCTTGCAACAATTGCGCTTGGCGCTGCACAG TCACCATGGGGTGTGGCAAGTGGAGCCATTGCCGGACACCTACTCGCAACATCAATTGCAATTCTCGGAGGAGCATTTCTTGCCAACTATATTTCTGAGAAACTG GTTGGTTATTTGGGCGGAGCGCTTTTTCTTGTGTTTGCAGTTGCCACATTTTTTGGAGTTTTCTGA
- the LOC107927626 gene encoding non-specific lipid-transfer protein Cor a 8.0101 has protein sequence MDYKSDIEDTLVIKKNCKGLNPKFNILEGPKPQFHLLSSIVLTLHLYKPPSLSPLKLITFQNTSPVTQKSFIVSSIENPMAALKLVCALVLCMLVVEPIATTAITCGDVTSKVAGCLSYLQNGGNVPKACCDGIRSLNMMARTTPDRQTVCGCLQTAAKAVKIKGNLAETLPAKCSVNIPYKISTSTNCKNVK, from the exons ATGGACTATAAATCGGACATAGAGGATACCttagttataaaaaaaaattgtaagggcttaaatccaaaatttaacaTATTAGAAGGACCAAAACCACAATTTCACCTATTAAGCTCTATCGTTCTAACTCTACATCTATATAAACCCCCAAGCCTTTCGCCATTGAAACTCATCACCTTTCAAAACACTTCTCCAGTGACCCAAAAAAGCTTCATTGTCTCTTCTATTGAAAACCCCATGGCTGCTCTTAAGCTAGTTTGTGCTCTAGTGTTGTGCATGTTGGTGGTTGAGCCCATTGCCACAACCGCCATAACATGCGGCGATGTGACAAGCAAAGTGGCCGGTTGCTTATCATACTTGCAGAACGGAGGGAACGTGCCGAAGGCTTGCTGCGACGGGATCCGGTCCCTGAACATGATGGCTCGAACCACCCCTGACCGCCAAACCGTGTGTGGGTGCTTGCAAACTGCCGCTAAGGCTGTCAAAATTAAAGGCAACTTGGCTGAGACCCTCCCGGCCAAATGTAGTGTCAACATCCCTTACAAGATCAGCACTTCCACTAACTGCAAAAA TGTGAAGTGA
- the LOC107927771 gene encoding beta-glucuronosyltransferase GlcAT14A — MHNNHQQTPPASPYNSNAAATTTASKDNSKATVCIILATSFFSFLFIIALPSTSPIRPLTIIRPDPALFPNRPISLTEIPSAPTPPSIAYFISGSAGDSARILRVLLASYHPRNHYLLHLDLSASQTERDRLASTIQAIPIFKAAQNVDVVGKSDYAYPRGPSAISSTLHGASILLRLASDWNWFISLNAGDYPLATQDDILHILSYLPKDLNFVNHTNYIGWKESKKLKPIIVDTGLYLLEKEEIFYATQKRELPTAFKLFSGSSFTMLTRSFVEFCILGTDNLPRTLLMYFTNTPYSYSNYFPTVLCNSDQYKKTVINHNLLHVAFNKTFSTKPLSLKPEEFDAMIQSGAAFATHFQFDSPVLDRIDQEILKRSPGKVVPGGWCLGDPANDTCSVWGDASILRPGPGAKRLKKRIVDLLADDKYRSMQCRYE, encoded by the exons ATGCATAACAACCACCAACAAACGCCGCCCGCATCGCCGTATAATTCTAACGCCGCCGCGACAACCACCGCTTCAAAAGACAACTCTAAAGCTACCGTTTGTATAATCTTAGCCacctcttttttttccttcctctTTATCATCGCCCTCCCTTCCACCAGCCCAATTCGACCCTTAACCATAATCCGACCCGATCCTGCTCTTTTCCCCAATCGACCCATTTCCCTAACCGAGATCCCTTCCGCACCCACCCCTCCTTCCATTGCTTACTTCATATCAGGATCCGCCGGTGATTCGGCTCGGATCCTCCGGGTACTCTTAGCTTCTTATCACCCGAGAAACCATTACCTTCTTCACCTTGATCTATCTGCTTCGCAGACCGAGCGTGACCGGTTGGCCAGTACGATCCAAGCGATACCCATTTTTAAAGCCGCTCAAAACGTCGATGTTGTAGGGAAATCAGATTATGCTTACCCTAGAGGGCCATCGGCAATCTCTTCTACTCTTCACGGTGCCTCGATTTTGCTACGTTTAGCTTCGGATTGGAATTGGTTTATCTCCCTCAATGCCGGCGATTACCCGCTTGCTACTCAAgatg ATATTCTTCACATCTTGTCTTACTTGCCTAAAGATCTCAACTTTGTGAATCACACAAATTATATTGGCTGGAAAGA GTCCAAGAAATTGAAACCGATAATTGTCGATACGGGGCTTTATCTTTTGGAAAAGGAAGAGATATTTTATGCTACTCAGAAGCGGGAATTGCCGACTGCTTTCAAGTTGTTTTCAG GTTCGTCGTTTACAATGTTAACTCGTAGTTTTGTTGAGTTCTGCATCCTTGGTACCGACAATCTTCCGAGGACTTTGCTAATGTATTTTACAAACACGCCTTATTCCTACTCCAATTATTTCCCTACTGTCCTTTGTAACTCTGACCAGTACAAGAAAACTGTGATAAACCATAACCTACTGCATGTAGCCTTCAACAAAACCTTTTCAACGAAGCCTCTCTCACTCAAGCCTGAAGAATTCGATGCTATGATTCAGAGTGGAGCTGCTTTTGCAACACATTTCCAGTTTGACAGTCCAGTACTCGACCGTATCGACCAAGAAATTTTGAAACGCAGCCCCGGAAAAGTTGTACCAGGTGGATGGTGCTTAGGTGATCCCGCCAATGACACATGTTCAGTTTGGGGAGATGCCAGTATCTTGAGACCTGGTCCAGGAGCAAAAAGGCTCAAAAAACGTATCGTCGACTTGCTTGCAGATGATAAGTATCGATCCATGCAATGTCGATATGAATGA